In Candidatus Poribacteria bacterium, one DNA window encodes the following:
- a CDS encoding DUF1828 domain-containing protein, protein MSIKTIEKDFIDKVSAEIQLSADGKDRFLVFTPFHFNDGDQLVIVLKKMGERWVLSDEAHTYMHLSYYMDEQRLHSGNRQKLILKALSMFQVEDCDGELVIDVSDRHYGEALYDFVQALLKIIDVTYLSRDTVKSTFIDDFQAFLYQKVESRRMTFNWQHPTNDPDGIYKVDCRINGKVLPLFVFALNNSAKTQAATITLHQFKAWGVNCQPIGVFEKENATTRDVFLRFNDVCDTYFTDIIKNGEEIGQYLESYMLDKT, encoded by the coding sequence ATGTCCATCAAAACAATAGAAAAAGACTTTATTGATAAGGTTTCCGCAGAGATACAACTCTCAGCAGATGGTAAAGACCGCTTCCTCGTTTTTACACCCTTCCATTTCAATGATGGGGATCAGTTGGTTATTGTACTGAAAAAAATGGGAGAGAGGTGGGTACTCTCAGATGAGGCACACACCTATATGCACCTTTCATACTATATGGATGAACAGAGACTTCATAGTGGAAATCGCCAGAAGTTAATTTTAAAAGCACTATCTATGTTCCAAGTTGAAGACTGTGACGGAGAATTAGTTATTGATGTCTCTGATAGGCATTATGGGGAAGCACTTTACGACTTTGTTCAGGCACTACTCAAGATCATTGACGTTACGTACTTGTCGCGAGATACGGTTAAGTCAACATTTATTGACGATTTTCAAGCCTTTTTGTATCAGAAGGTTGAATCAAGGCGTATGACATTCAATTGGCAGCACCCTACGAATGATCCAGATGGAATTTACAAGGTAGACTGTAGAATAAACGGAAAGGTCCTCCCTTTATTTGTGTTTGCCCTAAATAATAGTGCTAAAACGCAGGCAGCCACAATCACATTACACCAGTTCAAGGCATGGGGGGTTAATTGCCAACCTATAGGTGTTTTTGAGAAAGAGAATGCGACGACTCGTGATGTATTCTTACGTTTCAACGATGTTTGCGATACATATTTCACCGACATAATTAAAAACGGCGAAGAAATCGGACAATATTTGGAAAGTTATATGTTAGATAAAACGTAA
- a CDS encoding Gfo/Idh/MocA family oxidoreductase: MSNTTPLRTVIVGCGMISAGGYQPRCQAYPHLIELVGYYDQDETRASALAERNGGRVYKSLDEVLNDANVEAIVNLTLHISHYPVSLAALKAGKHVYSEKPISIRTDEANELVETAEAMGLKLACAPSAILGYVQQNVWQRIREGEIGDVISSLGNFGGPLEHWHPSADAFLMHAGPFRDVAPYPLTTMTTMIAPVKTVHGFARVAVPKRVLTQGPREGTEFEINEKDHGFAVLEFENGAHGFIYHSFTVASGIPPYEIHGTAGGFSLQAHDDGRGIKKFTPSGGWQDEPSPPKAFTGLDWGKGVADFADAIRSDRNPRCNGAQARHALEVCERIIESSDAGKPVDVVSRFPAPQPVGDVAPWEEA, encoded by the coding sequence ATGTCCAATACAACTCCACTCCGCACGGTGATTGTCGGATGCGGCATGATATCCGCGGGAGGCTATCAACCGCGCTGCCAAGCGTACCCACATCTCATTGAATTGGTTGGCTACTATGATCAAGACGAGACGCGTGCCTCAGCATTGGCAGAACGGAACGGTGGTCGCGTTTACAAATCGCTCGACGAAGTCCTAAATGACGCAAACGTAGAGGCGATTGTAAATTTGACGCTTCATATTTCGCATTATCCGGTTTCGTTGGCGGCACTGAAGGCAGGGAAGCATGTCTATTCTGAAAAGCCAATTTCCATCCGTACAGACGAGGCGAACGAACTCGTGGAAACAGCAGAAGCGATGGGTTTAAAACTCGCGTGCGCACCATCGGCGATTCTTGGCTATGTTCAGCAGAACGTCTGGCAACGCATACGTGAAGGTGAAATCGGCGATGTCATCTCTTCACTCGGGAATTTCGGTGGTCCGTTAGAACACTGGCATCCGAGTGCGGACGCTTTTCTGATGCACGCCGGTCCATTTCGGGATGTCGCCCCTTATCCGCTAACAACGATGACGACCATGATCGCCCCAGTGAAAACTGTGCATGGCTTTGCACGAGTCGCTGTTCCGAAACGGGTGCTAACCCAAGGGCCGCGTGAAGGCACTGAATTTGAGATAAATGAGAAAGATCACGGGTTTGCCGTGCTGGAGTTTGAGAACGGTGCCCACGGGTTCATCTATCACAGTTTTACTGTCGCTTCTGGAATTCCACCTTATGAGATCCATGGTACAGCAGGCGGATTCTCCCTTCAGGCGCACGATGATGGACGCGGTATCAAGAAATTTACCCCATCGGGTGGATGGCAAGATGAACCCTCGCCGCCGAAAGCCTTTACCGGCTTAGATTGGGGCAAAGGAGTTGCGGATTTCGCAGACGCAATCAGATCTGACCGAAACCCACGCTGTAACGGCGCACAGGCACGGCACGCATTAGAGGTCTGTGAACGGATAATCGAATCGTCGGATGCAGGCAAGCCTGTTGATGTCGTAAGCCGCTTCCCGGCACCACAGCCTGTTGGCGATGTGGCACCGTGGGAAGAGGCGTAG